The nucleotide sequence ggtgatatgcagatgatacaatctgctttgctcccagctcatagactattgttgaaaaaaatttgacataaaattactaccttgatcagattggatttcttttggcaaaccaaacaaggtaaaaaattttaaaagagcctttgacaccgtcttggccttaatatttctaaggggtattgcctctggaaatctagaagtggcacacatgatggttaacaaatactgatttccagtcttagactttggtgaggggccaacacagtccacaatcaccttcgaaaagggctccccaaaagcaggaattggtttcaacggagccacagggggttttttgatttggtttacctaccatctgacatgtgtggcaggttcgacaaaacatcaccacatcttttctcaaaccaggccaatagaattgtttcaagatcttccctacagttttattcacaccaaaatgaccacccaaaggcatactatgggccaggtttaaaattcattcctataaactttttggaacaacaacctgatgaataacttcccattcctcattaacagggacatgaggaggtctccatttcctcattaacagtccatttttgacatagtatccaattggcactttttcaatctcctcacatgagagagctttttctttcaattctgtcaactcagggtcctttgtctgttccaccataaaatccttcctcgacaaagacaaatctttaaattcaggcctcactataaggatgttgatcctccagtgaagacagaaaagtctcagataaagcatcataattttcttcctgtttaagaCTGTCACAAGGAAACCACAtcgactgcatcggactgtcggtcttggctaattctttagctctagctcgagtcactgcacatgatgggtaaacatctggatcattctcagactcatcaatccttggtttggttgttaaccgtaccacaggaacaatttctccatctgcaaggtcatttcccaataacaaagaaactccttccactggcaacctaggtctgtatcactatctcgactggtccttctacgaactttgactttaaaatcaccctgtgtaaagggacagaacatggtgtcatctgtaacgcctcgcactagatttacctcaccagtgtcactttcttccccaaaatttaaaacactgtccagcaagagagattgactagccccagtattctctaagaattttcactggcacttggggtgactcatcattcagtgaaacaaaaccctctgatacataagaacggaattcctttctcaccccaCTCCAatttttccgcttttacctcttgcaaggactgatctttaacagcatctcctaacctttttgattttttcattgcctgaaagcaagcattgggcacagcttccttccttttcttcaaaagggcacaattagatatcacatggcaggtttcttacagtaataacaagtacgctcaacaggtttctccagccctggcttcttttcatcttttcctttttgattacctcccaatttaatctccggtttacctggattgtccttgtaactcttttgaaaggttttaggttgtccccatttggatttatgggttaaagcataatcatctgccaacctagcagtttcttgtaaagtttccactgccttttcatttaaatatgttgttaattcagctggaacacatcttttaaagtcctccaccagtatcaattctttcaatttatcaaaatccccatctacatttttagccatgtaccatcgttcaaaacatattctctttccattggcaaattccatataagtctgatctgcagatttcctcaagtctctgaatttttgtctataagcttcaggtaccaattcataggccttcaatatagcttgttttaccttggtataatcagctgcgtcctcagcagacaaagcagaataagctttttgagctttacctttaatcacactctgtaccataagagcccatcctttccttggccagtttgaactcacagcaaccttttcaaaatgttggaaatactgatcaacctgatcttcctcaaaaggagggactaatcgaacctccctgctggctgcaaaaaccatcatcagaatcagattccaaactcctacgcttcatttgtaactcatgctgcctctttttcctcctcgttatccagctccatcctcctcaattccatctgcttcattgctagatcagcctctaacttcatctgagttatcttttgttcggcctctaacttcaactgggtttgctctcgttcagcctctaatctcttttgcccaactccaccttcagtcgtgtttgttctaactccatctttgctatctgcacctgtctaacaggtctctctgactcacccccagaaaaactcttctaactgttctaattcttcctcctccagatctccaactcactggttgaaaagtcacatcagaaatcactggtttactctcaggaaactcaactacctcactcaactcaaacacttccttctccaaataatagtcaactatcattctatgaataactgcttttctcatagactgctttacttctgtaaggtttagctttgtagcaatctttatcaaatcatcctttttcgccatctccaatccctgtagggttggtgactccaaaaatgccttaatatccatttgctgctggtttccacacacacaagccaattaaaaagaatttatcagacctccctcaaaaatctttggatgaatcccgaacaaatcttgtcaatctggggaacaatcccagacgacactcgttaatctttggattgtatcccggacgaatctcgttaaccttgggaactatcccggatgagcccccaattttgtcacgaaccagcaacaaagaaacacactgagcatgattcagtgttaaaaactattttattaatcactacttatgataatacgtaaaataaaagtaaaaatgttagtatgttagaatacaaaaatgttaaacctcgaacgttaaccccaaaactaaactcgtcgtgtgtgtgtgtgtggcaaagtccaaaactcccagttccggaatggttcttaaagttcagttccgcaagccataaggtgaaacatgagcaagggcttcttcaacaaccaccgttgtctgaagataagacgtagatgtagagaaacagagagagagtacatacgaaatccaaatgttccacgatggaaccccaaacgacacttcagtgtttactcggtagtgacttcctcaccccgaaaagcatctgaatcgtggtcgtccacacataaatacctgtttccttctacaggtcagcatcaaagtgaactccaccggattacttccaacttccatacatggatttctatggcaaacacagttattgtttctcatccattgatagagaaaacaagcaggctggtgtctctctcccttctctctctctctccttcttcttcttcttctgacttcttcaacaacatcattacgtcctttatcttctattgacgtaagcacgccccacacacacatacacacacactctctatcttaaagggactttcactgagtccgtaacaatatcaTATGACTTGCTCTCAGATTAATGGGATGAAAAAGAGGCTATGTGATCTGCTTTCTTAGCTGATAATGTAAAAATCGTTCCCCTATATGTTGTGAATCTTTTGGACGGGTAGCAGCGCGAACCACAGAAAATGCATTAGGTTTGAAAGGCTTTAcgtagaagtgtgaggtaattctGGATCTAAGAATATTTAATATTAACATTGGAAGACTTGTTGATGATGGTATTTAAGATGAGGTTGCATTTGTGATATTTTGCGTTTCCTCGCCAGGTGGTGGATCAGATGACTTTCGCCTAGTGTTTCGTAATGCGATTTTGGAAGATGAGCGTACCTTTGCTGATTATGAAATCACTCATATGTCCATACTACACTTGATTCCACAGTTATCAGGAGGAGGATCTTTGAAACATTAAAACAAGTGAATGGCGTTTCATCTTTTattgattaaaaacaaatattaattttACACAATGGGTTCCTGTAGAACAACTTTATTTTACTACCTATTTAGAAGAAATAATGGGTTGATGCGGCATACTGCACGGACTCGCCGCCCTTGGTCCCATCACACTTCCTCCAGTACAGGAGGAGCTGACTCTCCACATTCAAGGATACGGTGGGCTCCGAAGAGCGAGCATCCTGAAGCCCCGCCTCTGATGGCTTTTGACTGCTCACTGCTGTCACATTTCTGAACTGTTTTTAACTTTCGCTCATAACCAGGGGCatttaaaacaattcaaatagatacaaacagcaaaataaaaagagataaatttaattgaaacaccttaaaatataaacaagtaattaaaaacattaaagtaaaataattctgcccgggtgctggtggaggcagatacgatagaggcctttaagaggttcttagataggcacatgaatatgcagacaatggagggatatggaccatgtgtaagcagaaggaattagtttagttaggcgtcattagcttaattagtttggcgcacATTGTGGTcggaagggcctgctcctgcttgtgctgttctatgttttgtgttctAATTCAGGCACAAGAGCACATCCATAATCATAGGTCAGTCCCAATACCAAAGAATGGTGTGTCCATCTGTGCGTAGCTGAGGACCAGATACAGAGCTCAGACCCTTTCTTTTTGTCATATGGGTAAATAATTTGCATATGAATGTAGGAAATACGATTAGTAAATGGGCCACTAACACTGATCTTGGTAGTGTTGGTGATAGTGAAGAGGATAGTTTTAGCTTGCAGAAGATATTGATCAGCtagtaaattgggcagagcaaaagcagatgaaatttaatcctgataaatgagaGGTAATGCACTATGGAAGGATCAATAAGGGGTGAACATACACGTTACATTATAGGGTCTGAGAGAATATTgagtaacagagggatcttggtgtataAATCAATAGACCCCCAAAGATGGCAGCATAGGTAGGTAAAGCAATCAAGAAAGCATATGAgatgctggcattcattagtcagggcacagaatataagagcatggaggtcatggcacaactttataaaagctggagtattgcatgtatTCCTGGTCagcacagtataggaaggatgtgaatgctctgaagagggtgcagaggaagtttaccagaattttgcctgggatggaatgtttcagctatgaggagaaattgcttagactggtcttgttttccttggagcagaagaggctgagggggacctgatagaggtatacaaaattacaaggggcagaTATAGGGTAGATAGGCAGAAGCTTTTTCCTGTAATGGAGCTGTCTAAAGCCagagagcaaaggtttaaggtgaggagtaagaggggtAGAAGGGAtctgaaggaattttttttaacagagagtcGTTGTTatttagaatgcactgcctgagaagatatTGGAGGCAGATATATAAAAAGGATCTGGGTCAGGCATAGAAGTGCTgataattgggattagtatagattgttGGCATGGATATTAGTGGGCTAaggggtttgtttctgtgctgtgtgactccatgagtctatgactatgactctaccaGGCTCTTCGCTTTCTTCAGCTTTCAACAATTGTGAAGCAGATGTCCaaattagaatcatacagcacacaaacaggctgtTCAGCTGACCGACCTgatgccaatcatcaagtacccatttacaataatccttactaatcctgttttattctccccacattccccataacttccccccacccccctggacTCTATCACTTAGCTACACATTAGGGGAAAATtaacagaggccaattaacccgcTAATCCACGTGcttttgagatgtaggaggaaacaggagcagcaggaggaaacccacatagtcacagagagaaagtgaaatcttcacacagacagcatctgaggtcaggattgaacctgtgttgctggagctgtgaggcagcagtgccactcgctgcaccactgtgccacccagaatCTAATCTCAGGCTTCTCTCAGACTTTCGTGTTTCAATGTGCACGCATGCGAATTGAAATATCCAGATTTACAAGCTTCATGACTGGTGATGCTCAGGCTGCAGCCTTCCACTATTCATCAGGCCAGCTGTTGTGAAAAGTCCCCATGCACTCTGGATCACCAGCAGCAGAGGTCTCTCACCAATGCCAGTGCTAGGAGATTCACAGACCGGTGCAGCAGACATCATTTTTAGTGGTTATGCTGGTAAAGAGCATGATCATCttgattccagatgaagggtctcaattcaaaatgtcaactgtccatttccctccatagatgctgcctgacccactgagttcctccagcgttttgtatgAAAACAGTTCCTTGACTGGGATGTTTTTCACAAGC is from Pristis pectinata isolate sPriPec2 chromosome 6, sPriPec2.1.pri, whole genome shotgun sequence and encodes:
- the LOC127571849 gene encoding uncharacterized protein LOC127571849 — encoded protein: MAGIYRVFVIDLTGKQRQIYSSNSETEFKATKIQEIRKKILENIGYLPGGGSDDFRLVFRNAILEDERTFADYEITHMSILHLIPQLSGGGSLKH